In a genomic window of Hippoglossus stenolepis isolate QCI-W04-F060 chromosome 15, HSTE1.2, whole genome shotgun sequence:
- the LOC118122319 gene encoding pinopsin gives MVTPSQHSNSISTGQSSGSDPGLSQAGHTTVAVFLGVILVLGFLCNFLALLVFSRFHWLRTPVNLLLINISASDMLVCIFGTPLSFAASVRGRWLTGSYGCRWYGFSNALFGIVSLVSLSLLSFERYSALLHSAQSDSSQQRRARLAVAASWLYSLVWTLPPLLGWSSYGPEGHGTTCSVQWHQRSATSRSYVSCLFVFCLLLPLMLMLFCYGRILLAVREVARQVTDINRSSAEQREGRILLMVVSMVTGYLLCWMPYGVVAMLSSFGRPGMLPPTASLIPVLLAKASTVLNPFIYVLLNKQFSRCFQNMIRCSSEAPPTPGHLTLPSSEGAWPQPRNLTTEELNSPKHIPAAFTPTCPNPTLHMEGY, from the exons atggtgaccCCGTCGCAGCATAGCAACAGCATCAGCACCGGGCAGAGCTCCGGGTCGGACCCCGGGCTGAGCCAGGCCGGTCACACCACGGTGGCCGTGTTCCTCGGGGTCATCCTGGTGCTGGGCTTCCTCTGTAACTTCCTGGCGCTGCTGGTGTTCTCCCGTTTCCACTGGCTGCGGACTCCGGTCAACCTGCTGCTCATCAACATCAGCGCCAGCGACATGCTCGTCTGCATCTTCGGGACGCCGCTCAGCTTTGCAGCCAGTGTGCGTGGCAGGTGGCTGACCGGCTCCTACGGCTGCCGGTGGTACGGTTTCTCCAATGCGCTTTTCG gtatCGTATccctggtgtctctctctctgctgtccttTGAGCGATACTCAGCGTTGCTCCACAGTGCCCAGTCAGACTCCTCTCAGCAGCGCAGGGCCAGGCTCGCCGTGGCAGCCTCCTGGCTCTACTCGCTGGTGTGGACTCTGCCGCCGCTGCTGGGCTGGAGCAG CTACGGGCCCGAGGGTCACGGCACCACCTGCTCGGTCCAGTGGCATCAGCGCTCGGCCACATCTCGCTCCTACGTCAGCTGCCTGTTCGTCTTCTGCCTGCTCCTGCCTCTGATGCTCATGTTGTTCTGCTACGGGAGGATCCTACTGGCCGTACGAGAGGTGGCGAGGCAG GTCACTGACATCAACCGGTCGTCAGCTGAGCAGAGGGAGGGCCGTATCCTTCTGATGGTGGTCTCCATGGTGACGGGCTACCTCTTGTGCTGGATGCCATATGGTGTTGTGGCGATGCTCTCCTCCTTTGGACGGCCGGGCATGTTGCCGCCCACTGCCAGTTTAATCCCCGTCCTCCTAGCAAAGGCCAGCACCGTCCTCAACCCTTTTATTTACGTGCTGCTCAACaagcag TTCTCCAGATGTTTCCAGAACATGATCAGGTGCAGCTCCGAAGCCCCGCCCACCCCGGGCCACCTCACTCTGCCCAGCAGCGAGGGGGCGTGGCCTCAGCCCCGCAACCTGACAACAGAGGAACTAAATTCACCAAAACACATACCTGCAGCATTCACACCCACCTGC
- the LOC118122619 gene encoding clathrin interactor 1, which yields MLNMWKVRELVDKATNVVMNYSEIESKVREATNDDPWGPSGQLMGEIAKSTFMYEQFPEVMNMLWTRMLKDNKKNWRRVYKALLLLAYLIRNGSERVVTSAREHIYDLRSLENYNLIDENGKDQGINVRQKVKEMVEFIQDDDRLREERKKAKKNKDKYIGVSSDSMGGGGGGGGGGGGGGGGGGSLKNSNEMDRSKWDEDWDKSRGAFPFSEKLGEISDKIGSTIDDTINKFRKKERDDSPDRISDNEEDRASRNGRQETLEFKDEEETVTTKSIQITQATETTTTTTRKRSGASGSKTLDLGAAAHYTGDKSPEEKSSVRQSSSSGLADLLVIDPSSNQSNTTGGSSDLIAGFADFSSPAASASLPTASAAVSSNGNGEFGDWSTFSAKPPASSASSQPVTDLFGSVQSPTAPAANPASGPPSAELFDLMGGVNHQLNNPHTTLSASQSLTFSLGGATPGASVAMAAVPLSRSQQSLGGITSQQPIGLQQKVGVGGQGSLGSTWSDPSVNISLDFLSAGLNPTKTPPTLNNIIQQQGVPPVNLLAQNFGGLNLSSPPHVTPIRPPANPMMAGGAMTMGMPASMATGMPPSMTTGTMGMGGIPANQGMMGMNMSMNMGMTTPVMMGGVGVPGVGMGLSHSVSPAVVPPKQDAFANFGNFGK from the exons ATGCTGAATATGTGGAAAGTCAGGGAGCTGGTGGACAAAGC CACCAATGTGGTGATGAACTACTCAGAGATCGAGTCCAAGGTGAGAGAGGCCACCAATGACGACCCCTGGGGACCCTCTGGACAACTGATGGGAGAAATAGCCAA gTCCACCTTCATGTATGAGCAATTCCCAGAGGTGATGAACATGCTGTGGACCAGGATGCTGAAGGACAACAAGAAGAACTGGAGACGAGTGTACAAG GCCTTACTGCTGCTGGCCTATCTGATCAGGAACGGGTCTGAAAGAGTCGTCACCAGTGCCAGAGAACACATTTACGACCTGCGATCTCTAGAAAACTACAACTTGATTG ATGAGAATGGTAAGGATCAGGGCATCAATGTGCGTCAGAAGGTGAAGGAGATGGTGGAGTTCATCCAGGACGATGACAGattgagagaggagaggaagaaagccaagaagaataaagataaatacattGGAGTCTCGTCTGACAGtatgggaggaggtggaggaggtggaggaggtggaggaggaggaggaggaggaggaggaagcttaAAGAATT CTAATGAGATGGATCGGAGTAAGTGGGACGAGGACTGGgacaagagcagaggagctTTCCCCTTCAGCGAGAAGCTCGGAGAGATCAGTGACAAGATAGGCAGCACCATCGACGACACAATCAACAAGTTCAGGAAGAAGGAACGAGACGACTCACCCGACAGAATCAG TGACAACGAGGAGGACCGAGCATCTAGAAACGGCAGGCAGGAAACCCTAGAGTtcaaagatgaggaggagaccGTCACAACGAAGAGTATCCAGATCACACAAGCAACAGaaaccacaaccaccaccacacgGAAACGCAGCGGAGCGTCGGGCAGCAAGACTCTGGATCTCGGTGCCGCAGCTCACTACACTGGGGACAAGAGCCCAGAGGAAAAG TCATCAGTCAGGCAGTCATCCAGTAGCGGCCTCGCTGACCTGTTGGTGATCGACCCttcatccaatcagagcaaTACAACAG GTGGTAGCTCAGACCTCATCGCTGGTTTTGCTGATTTCTCCTCTCCAGCAGCCTCTGCCAGCCTCCCAACCGCCTCGG CTGCTGTATCATCCAATGGAAATGGAGAATTTGGAGACTGGAGCACCTTCTCAGCCAAACCACCAGCGAGCTCTGCTTCCTCCCAGCCTGTCACCGACCTGTTTGGCAGCGTCCAGTCGCCCACTGCCCCAGCGGCTAATCCCGCCTCCGGCCCACCTTCTGCTGAGCTGTTTGACCTGATGGGCGGAGTTAACCATCAACTAAACAATccacacacaacactgagcGCATCTCAGAGCTTGACTTTCTCTCTGGGAGGAGCGACACCAGGAGCATCTGTTGCTATGGCCGCCGTGCCCCTTTCTCGCTCTCAACAG AGCTTGGGAGGCATCACATCTCAGCAGCCCATAGGACTACAGCAGAAGGTTGGCGTCGGAGGTCAGGGATCATTAGGGTCGACATGGTCTGACCCCTCCGTCAATATCAGCCTGGACTTCCTATCCGCAGGCCTCAACCCCACCAAGACACCGCCcacactcaacaacatcatcCAGCAACAAG GTGTGCCCCCCGTCAACCTGTTGGCCCAGAACTTTGGAGGACTGAACCTGAGCTCCCCGCCCCACGTGACACCCATCAGACCACCTGCCAATCCCATGATGGCAGGCGGTGCCATGACGATGGGCATGCCTGCATCAATGGCAACTGGCATGCCACCTTCAATGACCACGGGTACCATGGGGATGGGCGGAATTCCTGCAAACCAAGGCATGATGGGAATGAACATGAGCATGAATATGGGCATGACCACTCCGGTGATGATGGGTGGCGTGGGAGTGCCAGGAGTCGGTATGGGCCTCTCACACTCCGTCAGCCCAGCTGTGGTCCCACCCAAACAAGATGCCTTCGCTAACTTTGGCAATTTTGGCAAATGA